In Quercus robur chromosome 11, dhQueRobu3.1, whole genome shotgun sequence, the sequence CAAGTATTTAATTGGTTAAGTAAACATGTAgtgaattattttatatatgaatgAGTGTGGTTGTGTGCGTCAATAATTAATGTAGAGCCAATGAGTTGAGTttagttatttaatttaaacatttttataaaaacaatgacaaatatataatattaactacaaaaaaaataaaaatttagacaaacttaacaaaataaaatggtcataacTACCCATATTGACAATAAATACTCATAATAAACTATCGtgtaacaattcaaaatttgaaaacttgtagaaggaaattgtaaaaattcatatatatatatatatatatatatttgtctataatttgatatattcaagttcttttttattaattttttaatttaaatttcttaatgaccccccctaaaaaaaattttctagagCCGCCAATGAGTGGGTTCCATTCCATAGTCTTCTAGAAGATACTAAACTTGATCCACTAAGACTAAGACTAGCCCACTATCCCTCCATACCACTAAATctgatttcttttattaaaaaaaacaaaaacaaaacaaaacaaaacgtgTAGGACTAGGATCAATACTTTAACTTCCATATcactaagggtgtgtttggataccgcttatttgctgaaaattgaaaacactgtaacaaaaaaatttttaaatatgtgaataatacTGTGAGAcccaaatttatattgaaatttgtGTTTAGATGACTTTTGTAGGTTCGTGAACAGTGTCGTGGGACCcatatttttttagcaaaacgCACAAATGCCAGCCATAAACGCTATCCAAACGTGCACTAAATCTgatttcttaataaaaataaataaataaaaacatgtagGACTAGGATGGATCAATACTTTAAGTGGGTCCATTCCATAGCCTTCTAGAGAATACTAAAGAAATCAAGATTTAAGAGTACAAACAAAAGAGACTAAAGAGTACAACTAAACTAAAGTTAAgccaaaaaggagaaaaaaaccCAGCAGCAAACCCTGAAAAATACGAAAGAggcaaaggaagagaaaacaaaaaacgaaCCTGAAATGAAGATCTGTGAACACACCAAGTCTATTGCCAACACCAATTGATGAGtaagagttttaaaaaaaaaatcaagatagagagagtgagtgttttctttcttctttcttttttctgccTTTTCTTACTtgtctattctttctttttttgccttttgttatcttttcttCTGCATTTTGTTACTTGTATATTGAGAAAATCagtgtctctctttctctccctctctacaTTTCAAGTAATAAACATGGGTTTTCTTAATGAAATGTGGCATAAAGGTTTGATCCAGAGAATACttggatgtgattttttttttttttttttttttttgaaaaagctaaAGATTTGGTGATGTGATTGGACTTCATGTCATTTCAACCTTTTTGCTTTGTGAGAAACAGTTAGAAATAATTTGTTGTTCTCAATTTTCAATTAAGGTCTTAAATAATTTGGGTGGGGTCTTACATCTTTTGGGCAGGCCTtactacccttttttttttccagatgagAAAGCaacattatataatatattattgctATTGGGAGCCCTCTTACAAGTCGGGGCCTTAGGCAGTGGCCTAAATGACCTATAGGTTTAGTCAGCATTGTATTCAATGTAATAGTATACAAGGTGATTTcagggccaaaatggcccattagcattaatttttgaaatatttagcaacagagcactgtttcggaaataattaggaaaataccactttttctggtactcgagcttggtgagctcgagtaccatgtttttttaatccaccgtcgccccatattcaaggagccctatagtggcgtttttaagccctatagtgacgttttcgggccctatagcggcgtttttaagccccctactaggttaaggggccctatagtgacgttttcgggccctatagcggcgttttcctgcaaatttttttttataagtccccataacaggttcaaggggccctatagtggcgtttttaagccctatagtgacgtttttgggccctatagcggcgttttcctgcaaaatttttttacaagtccccataacaggttcaaggggccctatagtggcgtttttaagccctatagtgacgttttcgggccctatagcggcatttttttttttgagaagatgtttgaccaatgaaaagatggtactcgagctcaccatgctcgagtaccagaaaaagtggtatttccctaattatttctgaaacagtgctctgttgctaaatatttcaaaaattaatgctaataggCCATTTTGGCCTGATTTTAGTTCAATCCATTATACACCAATTTACCAATGatgatttcatttcattcaaaTTGAAATGACAAAGTAATTTGGATACATAGCCGAACAAAGTGTTCCATATTGCTAACTGGAAGCACATTGGCAAAAAGCATGTCAAAACTACATACAAGGCATGTTATCCTACTTCTTTTCTCTACCTTAAACCTGCCAAAAGccatattgacaaaaaaaaaaaaaaaaaaaaaaaaaaaaaaaaaaagcattaaacAAATATAACATAACCCCACCCATCTAACCCACTAATGCTAAAATTACATAAAGGCAAATCCCACACAGCACCAGTATCaatcaaggttttgaaacctgAACCAGATTGTACAATCCGACCCAGAAAACCTCGAACCGCTCATTTTTACGGTTCTTTTAGTCTTAAGAACCGCTTTATGGGAAAAAAGCAGGGACCTGTGCAAACCATGGTCAGACATCACGGTTCTTGCAGTTccttttttttagcaaatatCGGTTGAAATTAAAGATTTGGCTGACATGCACTTCGGACTTTTTTCAGATCTGGAACCAAAAGATTtgtaagagaaaaagaaaacaaactgagaagaagaagatgacaaaGTAGGGGCTGTGCGAAGTTGAAGCAGCAAGCTAGCAACCTAGCACAAATCGCCAATCACgaccttcatcttcatcttcatcttcgtcTTCTgcttctatttcttcttcttacttctttttctccttcttctctttcttcttttcgtcTCCACTACTATGGTTTCCGTTTCTCACCTTCTctctgtttgtgtttgtgttgattcttttgaattcttttttatgtttccaaGGCCCTTTCACGTGACTTACATTGGGTAAGaagaaaacttttaattttttgaattaaagaTGGCAAAATGTTTCAGCCATTAGATTTTTGCAACTGAGCCCGTGATGTGACTATTGATAGATTGATATGTGACAAGCATTTGATGACTGTCAACCCAGCCCACCGGtgattacaaaagaaaaatcaaattgagtaaaacaaaaaaaataaataaaaacgtaTAAGGCCTCCACTAGTTATTGAGGACTTGGCACACTCAGATGCACTCATTATTATATACAATtaagtatataataattattatataattattttaatttaaaattatgaagtGTCCTTCTAATTActatattattacaatattactACCACCAATTTAACTAATCaacctataaataaataaagaaatattatatcTATGAATGCTTAGGAtatgatatttcttattttgtcCCGGAAAGTTATGAGATAtgaaaaaatagatttgaaagatagatttttatatttaattgggtcatttaatttaatttttctatttatactaatttaatatatttatttatatttaaataattattaaattaattatgatgtcatcacaGTTCGACCCCGTTTCAACCTCGGTTCGACCTTAAAAACATTAAACCTCTCaattttacggttcaatgaacggttcGGGTTTAAAAACCTTGGTATCAATACCAAACACAATACTATCAAaaatttcttcctcttcttgcaTATTGATTTTCCTTAATTCTCTTTTGTTGTTCCCACGTAGCACCAATATCCATTTTGGGTTTTCAAATTGATTGATTTTCCTTATTTCCCACACAACACCAATATCcatttcaaattgattttcCTTAATTCTCTTTTGTTGTTCAAACTTAAAACGCACTTCTATAGTATACTAGAATTTGTGTATATTTCAAATGGctattttgtatataaacaTACAAAGAATGAACAACCAATACAGTACtgaagcataattttttttttttaatttaaaaagaaaaagcctcTGAACATGCATgcagatataatttatttgaaaagttgCTTGTAACAAAGTGTTTGTATTTGAATTATAAGTATTTATCAATGTAGATATTAGTTTCAGTAATAATAACAACGTGATTAACTCTACAGAGGTTTTTGATGGTTCCTTCAGTGataggtttaaattagaactggTAGTAACTAAACACctagaatttgttatgaaagtattgtgaatgtagcacttctcaaaaaaaaaaaaaaaaaacaatacaaaaaatttcacaacttttttcaaaacaattgaGTTGGAAAACTTTTATTAGTTCTCATTTATgtccaccattaatatcacatttttaccTACACTATCATTCTGCCACATCAACAggtgtgaaaagttttgtcaatttttttgtgaaaaaattacgtggttaattagtaattttgtatctaaaacaaaagaatagagtttaagtaatatttaaatttattttaaaaagtcacatttaaatatataaaaagccTCAATTTAGTTTTCACCCATGGCCCCAAATGCTTCAAGCCTCCCCTGCCACAATGAAAGGAAAATGAACTATGCCCAGTGGCGGCTCCATGAACTTTTTTTCAGAGTGGTCATtatgaaacttaaattatacaaaatctaataaaaagaaaacctcaTATATTGtcaacaaaacacacacacacacacacacaaatacataaagtcttaCAATTATTTTCTACAAGTTTTCTTATATTGAAATCGTTGCCTAATAGTCTTATTATCAATGTTGCAAGCTACATCTCTTTCTAAATCttagttgataaatttttttcttgagcttttcctttttgtttgtaagggtCTAAtctatatattgttaaggggaccaaattttaaatatgaattttggcTAAAAACTTAGTTATAGCCTAATGCTACAACTCTCCCTAAACAAATTAACACGGCTacatatttttggaaaatctaaccattgaattgcagtttctttatatttttaaaacccatattatttactattcgatctatacacttattttttttatgtataattttagcctacaaaaaacaattttagggtgatcaaaaatattttctaaaggtaaaaaaattatataacttttaaaatttatatttaattattcaagCCAGGGTGGTCTTGTGATCCTACCCTGACTTCAATGTAGAGCCACCCTTGAGGctgatgtttctttttttctaaagtACCCTTCGTTtcaccacctttttttttttcccgctTTCGAAAGAAATATTAGATCCAAGAAGTGCAGCTAAAATGGAGCCTAACTTGATATGATAGAAAATAGGATTTTCAAACCTTAAAGTGATGGATTTAGCCTAAACAACAATTAAGGCTTTGTAATTAtgtatatatccaaaaaaaaaaaaaaaaaaaaaatcttgagtTGTTATTGCTGTTTTTATTATAGCTAGAGATATgtaaagagatgaaaaaaaaaaaaaaaaagttgataataaCAATTAAGATTTTAcgtttatttaaaattattgataaagCAATAGATGAGAAGTAcgttgataagaacaaataaacaCACCAATGTTACGAGCTTGAGGAAATTTTCAGACCCTAGTCAACTCAATTATCCATCATTCTCCATGGTATTTGGAAACATGAGGGTTGTTCAATACACCTGCGTGTTGACCAATGTTGTGGCTGCTGGGTTTGTTTATGAAGTGACCATCAATGTGCCAATGATGGTGGTCCTAAAATAAAGCCTACAAAGCTTGTTTTTAAATATGTTGGGAGAGAAACGAAGGTACACTGTTACCTTTGTGACTAAGAGAGATACGCCCAAGGCAGCCAAGTCTTAATTTGGGATAATTGTGTAGAGCAACGCCAAACACCATGTTAAGAGCCCAATTGTTTTTTCATGGACACAATGGTGAGATTAGAGTCTATGCCATGTCGTTTTTGGGTTAAGTTTATGATCCAAGGGGCTAGTAGAGGGACACGTGTGGATCAAGTTATGAGTTGCCTGAAGTTTGGGGTTGCTAGTTGGTTGGTTTAGGAATGTCTAGTGATAGAATGTTTTCCAATGAGACTTCCTAGTGTTAATGAAGATGATGAgtgacataataaataaataaataaataataacaagacaactacaaaatatttacaaattaatgcGACAATTAGTATGATTTGTGCCACatcaataaaatagaaaataaatttcttaattttttttttatgtttaaaaattgatacaTCAGTTTGTAAATCCTATGTGATAAAACTTATAATAGTTGTAGTACACAAAACATCTTTTTGAAgtatttgcaatttttttttttttttggaaagaaccaaatGTAGCTAGGTTTTCCATAATTTACCAATCTAATAAAAGTCATttctctcaaaaataaaaatctaataaaagtCATATATATCATCTAAttatatttcatatatattttaacctaaaagctaattaattttaCCAAGAAAGGTTGCAAATAGAGAATAACAAAAGTCAAACAAGGTGTTGATTCCTATGTCTTATCCCAttgttttgttcttatttttttcctcaaataaaAACTCTGTCCTTATCTATCTATCTTGCATTAGTATCTACTTATTTTGCAATTGGATGCCAAAGAAAGTGAATACCTTTAATCTCTACTCCCTTATCGAATGGGAGGTTTGGGGTAGATAGCTAGCAAagcaaagtttggctacaacaCTTGTTGGGGTAATTTGGTTTTAGTAAGCAGGGTTTTTAATCATATaactactttttaaaaaaaaatttcttttgattcAAATCGTTGAAAAGTTTCAATGAAGTATTTTTGAACTGAAGAGTTTGTCAACTAATTTTTATCAAATGTATTTCAATAGAAATTCGTATTTGTAAACTACCATGAACTATCAAGTGCGTCTGAAATcgcacaaaacaaaaaagcatcAGTAGAAATCATTTAAACAACCAAgttgcaattttattttcaattaaggCAGAGTCATGGCACATGATTATTGGTTACAACACAACCAAGTACGGCAATAAGGATACACATAATAGGAAACTGgtacaaaatataagaaaatacaaCATACGAGATCGATTATTGTCATAACTAATAAAGATGAAGCGGGAGTCGTGGCTTCATGACTGCAACAAGTGGAAACTTTCTAGGCGTAGCCAAGCCATAAATTTCCTCCATGTTCAAATCTTCTGGCTTCATATTGTCTGGCAATTTCCACTCAAATCCATGCAACATATTAGCCAAGCTGGAGCTAATCATCTTTAGTCCAAGGCTATAGCCAGGGCACATCCTCCTCCCTGAACCAAACGGCAATAGCTCAAAATTTTGTCCCTTCACATCAATAGCCTTACCCAAAAATCTCTCTGGGCGGAACTCTTCTGGTGCATCCCATATTGATGGATCCCTTCCTATACTCCAAGTGTTTATGAATATTGTTGTTCCTTTGCGAATGTCGTAACCAGCTACATTGCAGTCTTGAAGAGCCAAATGTGGTGCAAGCAATACGGCAACAGGGTGTTTTCTCATTGTTTCTTTCATAATTGCATCAATATAAGGAAGCTGTGGGATGTCTTTCTCTTCTACCCATCTGTCTCTTCCAATAATCCTATCCAGTTCTTCCGTTGCCTTTTTGATGAGATGTGGTTGCTTCATGAGTTCAGACATAGCCCATTCCACAGTAGTTGCAGAGGTATCTGTACCTCCAGCTACAAGATCCTGACATtaatgaacaaaaacaaaaattgtcaTTCACTATATATTTATCATTTAGGGGAATAAGGGCaggccttcttttttttttttttttttttgaaacctatAACTCCAACCATTTATAATTAAGGTTGATATCTTTTAGCCTATCCTACAAATTTTAGAACATGTCTTATTAAATTGATGAgtcaatttttaaatacaatacaaaaaaatatttttattattttgttaatgtGGCACCAATCAAATTCATCAGTGCatctatttataagtttttttttttttttttttttttttttttttttgggaaaaatgttGTTAACTGTAACaacattttcctattttgttGTCATGTTCAGGTTAGGTTGATTAGCGATAAACACACCTAATATGTATGCCTGGAAAAATTAGACTCGAGCTCATTGACACACTCGATTCCGAAAGAAAAAAATGggtataaataattaaacttgtgagaaaaaaaattataaaaataaagaaaatataagaaaaagaatagttAACTTGAAACTGACCTACTAAAATGACAGGATGGGTCAGGATAGACCCGTTTTTAGGGGATGATTTTATTTCTAATCTAGTTTTCATTCTCAAATATTTCTCTATCTAATTCTCACTTTCTCAGTTTcttctctaaatttttcttaGACTCTCTATCTCTTAGTGTGAGTGTGAACCATGATAATATTCAAACAAATGTCATAAACCTGAAATTTTTGCTTTGAGGCCAACTTTTAATACCAGTATAATATATAGGCAGATAGATGTATGCTTACGTGTTAACTTATGTGTAAGTGAAAACtatatatatgagtaaattAATACTGTACGAAGATtattgattcaattttttttctgaactttttaattttatatctttatatatatatatatatatatataaataacttattatataGATAGATGTATGCGTACGTGTTAACTTGAGTGTAAGTGAAATCTATACATATAGAAAtgagtaaattaatattttaggaagattattgattcaattttccttttaacttctttattttatattatattatattatattttatatatatatatatatatataaataatttattaaaattattacttttacttttacatTATTCCCTCTGCATGCATTCACGGTTAGAAAAATAGAAGGCACCAAAAATACAATTATTCTCCGTCTGctaattacaagaaaaaaaaaattaattagaaagGTTAATAAGGCATACCTGAGTGAGCGCTTTGATATTGTCATAAGTGAGCTTAACatcaatattaggatcatcggCGAGCTTTAATAATAAATCCACCATATCCTTTGGCACAAAATCTTTCACGCTTTCTCTCTTTGCCTTATGTTCACCAATAACATGGTCGTGGAATCGatcaaatttttttgtgataGCCTTCATTCGCTTCACGTATCCCTGCAAGTCTAAGAAATCGAGCCATGGTATCCAGTCCCCAATGTTCAACACCCCATTTAGCAAGAACAGTTCGTCTAACATATCTTGAAATTCTTTGAGTGTCACTATTGAAGACTCGTATTCAGACTCACTGAAATACTTCTTGCCCAATACAATTCTGCTTATGACGCTTAATGTAAGGTGCGAAAGATGCTCTTTCAGCCTAATCGGCTTCCCAGACAAGGCACATAAGCGTGAGAGAAGAGCACGCCTTTCTTCGACACGAATATACTCAAAGGACTCTAGTTGTTTCGAGCTAAATAGCTCAGAGAGATATATCTTACGCCCTTGGCGCAAATATGGTCCATAAGGTGCCCATGAGATATTGGTGAAGTTATAAGTGGTGTATTTCCCAGCAGCAGTTTGGGGTCTACATGCAAAGATGTGATCATGTGTTTTTAGGAATTGCTTTGCCATTTCGGCAGATGAGGCAACCACTACTGGGACAGACCCGAACTTAAGTTGCATAAGTGGTCCGTATTTTTGAGACAATTTATGAAAGGATTGGTGAGGGAGAGGACCAATAGCGTTTAGATTGCCTATGATAGGCCAAGGTTTGGGTCCTGGTGGAAGTATTAGCTTGTGGAATCGAAGGGGgttatttttgaagaaaaagagcAAAGCAGCTAGCCATGCCATGGCTAAAACAGCAGCCCAAGAAGTGAGCTCCATTGCTGAGGATTTTGTTGGTTGCAGTGGTGAGAGAGTTCGGGTTGGTTTGGGGGGGTTTATATAGGTTTAAATCTAAGGGTAGTCATGAAGAGTTTCATTTTCATAGCTGTACTGTATCTTAAACACGAGCTGCACATGGAGTTGTGAGATAGTCAGATAGAGAATATTACGCACCAATCacatataattaaaatgaaCACGTTAGAAAAATGTGAAgaagttaaaataattataaaataaaagaagaaaaagctaCAGCTTAAAGTTAAAGGTTGAActattgttattttcttaagATGATATTAGAATACAATATGCACGTATGGCTAATAATGATCCCTTTAGTACCTAATTAGTACACGTAATCATATTTCCATTGAGTAGAGAGAGGAAAATAGTAAAGGTTTCACGATGCACAAGGGGGAGGTAATTAAAACACGCCtgtaattagaaaaataaaaaataaaaaataaaaaaaaggggtgaAACAAGTTTGTCTCATGATTTAATAATCCACCGCTGTAAGCCAATAACTTTTCTATCAAATGTGACCCCTCCTAGTTTCCTACCTTCACGGCTTCACTGCCTTGTGCTCAATCAAATTCACTTGCTCCCCTCTTGGGGTCCATTTGGAAGGAGAGGTAAAAAACAGTGAGAGGGTTGAAAATAAGAAAGACATAGAAAAGTTAGAGGATACaagaaattttagttttttttatttgtgtttgattggaAGTGAAAAAATggaggaatgaaaaaaataaatttgaataaatttacttatatgtcttggttaaaaaaatgatgcacaattaaaacaaaaaaaaaaaaaaaaaattaaaacaaccaaacaaaaaaaaaaaaaaaaaggcaatcacccaaatttattaaaaactaaaaatcatgcccaaaaaaaaaaatcacgtctagttagacccaaaaaaaaaaaaaatttgtgtgtgtgtgtgtgttccaCCCACAACTTAAGCCtagaaaagggagaaaaaaacaaaaagcaaccaaaaaaaaaagcactacaACTCACAcctaagaataaaaaatttaaaagagagagagagagagagagagagagagagagagagagagagagagagagagagagagaatcaaccAGCAAGCACGTAAAAGGAGGAGGGCTAGTTCAATCATTAACTGAAACTATTCATTCACATGTTCCTAgcaattttccatcctctcattctctccaacaaaacacacataaaattagttttctctttcctattttctatcctccttgTTTCACCCCCCAACTAAACAAATCCTTACTCTCACAATTTCAATCTCTTATTCCAATTTCTACATAGAAACCGACTTATTAGTAGGTTTGGTTGGAATTATGGAAAAGTGAGGATGAAAAATGCAGGTGTGGGGATCGGCCCAAAATCACAGTCTGGCTGGGCCCTAGGCCTGTTCGAGAAGTCAGTATGACCCAAACAATCCTTATTTAAGCCCACGGGGGTAAAGAGAACATGTCCAATGAGTAATTTCTCCTTGGATACTGCAAAATCCGGAGCAAAGGTACATCCAAGCCATTATAGTCCATCCTTCCAATGCGTAAAGAAGAAGGAAACCCGAAATATCTCAgcaaaagctgctaccaccacattaaatgcagtacaactactctcctgactgcattaatgaagagaagacccctgaacagtgctaccttggct encodes:
- the LOC126704554 gene encoding trimethyltridecatetraene synthase-like, whose protein sequence is MELTSWAAVLAMAWLAALLFFFKNNPLRFHKLILPPGPKPWPIIGNLNAIGPLPHQSFHKLSQKYGPLMQLKFGSVPVVVASSAEMAKQFLKTHDHIFACRPQTAAGKYTTYNFTNISWAPYGPYLRQGRKIYLSELFSSKQLESFEYIRVEERRALLSRLCALSGKPIRLKEHLSHLTLSVISRIVLGKKYFSESEYESSIVTLKEFQDMLDELFLLNGVLNIGDWIPWLDFLDLQGYVKRMKAITKKFDRFHDHVIGEHKAKRESVKDFVPKDMVDLLLKLADDPNIDVKLTYDNIKALTQDLVAGGTDTSATTVEWAMSELMKQPHLIKKATEELDRIIGRDRWVEEKDIPQLPYIDAIMKETMRKHPVAVLLAPHLALQDCNVAGYDIRKGTTIFINTWSIGRDPSIWDAPEEFRPERFLGKAIDVKGQNFELLPFGSGRRMCPGYSLGLKMISSSLANMLHGFEWKLPDNMKPEDLNMEEIYGLATPRKFPLVAVMKPRLPLHLY